Genomic DNA from Solanum pennellii chromosome 3, SPENNV200:
atacgtCTTTCAGGTTTCAAACGTGCCGCCAAAATTCAAATCGTCCGGCAAAAATTGGCCTAACCGGCGACCACAAATATTTACCGGCGGAATAGGTTTCCGTGAGTATCAATACGTTAAAATTCTAGTCTTGATAGGTTTTCAAGATTTTTTCTCCTTTGGTTAAACTGTTTCCTTTTCCAAGTATAAGTGGGAATTCTAGTTTGGGTTTAACATGGAattcaaattttcttatttaagaaaTCATTGTGTGATTAGATTTGTAgaaaatctttttcttcttcttatatatACCAAGATTGTTAGTCCCATTAATAATTTCAAGATGAATATCAGTATGGAAGATATTCCGATTGATCCTAATTGGACCCGTCTAGATATTTTGGCTGTTGTTTGTGAACGtgttcttgaagaagaagaaatcgtCAAGGAAACTGCAATGCACGAAGCAGAGAGTCAGGAAAAATTAATGAGAGTAGAAAACCCCGATAGACCAATAGATGATCAAGTTAAAACAcgaataaaaacaagaaaaagggaCTATGATCCAGAAGACAAACGTCGTAGTATtggaaaaaagaggaaaaaatctAAAACAGGGAAAATCCTTCCAATGCCCCAAATTGTCCAGGATCGAATCAATCAGTTGGAGAAAGGTGTAAAAGAGGtgaaatttattattgaaaaagaaatatacaaaACGGATGCTAATGAACACCAAAACCGTCTCTCCATACCAACAACACAAGTTGTGGAAAAATTTCTAacagatgaagaagaagagtatCTCTGTATGCCTAGTAA
This window encodes:
- the LOC107013653 gene encoding putative B3 domain-containing protein At2g27410 translates to MNISMEDIPIDPNWTRLDILAVVCERVLEEEEIVKETAMHEAESQEKLMRVENPDRPIDDQVKTRIKTRKRDYDPEDKRRSIGKKRKKSKTGKILPMPQIVQDRINQLEKGVKEVKFIIEKEIYKTDANEHQNRLSIPTTQVVEKFLTDEEEEYLCMPSNGNRNNFKKVRVIDPSLDIYELELRRWEMKASAIYALNGKWTKMRVRNKIKKGNRIQIWAVRMDDDELIIVIMKLSPDEENEGDQLTINEEDDDNEVTIQKVNSEEQNDTDSIENLAH